The genomic region AAGAACTTGAACGGGTCATACCGTTAATTGAAGCTGTACGGGGGCGCAGTACTGTTGCCATTTCGGTAGATACCCGGAAAGCAGCGGTTATGAAGGCCGCTTTTAAGGCTGGAGCAACACTGTGTAACGATATTTCGGCTTTAATCGATGATCCGGCACTCGGTACGCTGATTGCGGAAGAAGCCGGTGCGGTGGTTCTTATGCACAAACGGGGAACACCGCCGACCATGCAGCAAAATGTTCCGCAATACCGCAATGTAGTAACGGAAGTGCGGGACTATCTTGAAGCACGGGTGGCGCATGCTTTAAACTGCGGAATAGCGCATGAGCGTATCATTATCGACTATGGTATCGGCTTTGGGAAAACGGCTGAAGATAATTACCGGCTGATTGCGGCAAGCGCATACTTTACCGGCTTAGGATACCCGCTGCTAGTAGGCCTTTCGCGGAAGTCGTTTATCGGCTACGTTACCGGAGAACCTCCCGAAAAGCGCCTTGCAGGAACGCTTGCCGCAACGATGTATGCGGTGCAGCAAGGAGCTTCTATCGTACGGGCACACGATGTTGCCGAAACACGAGAACTATTACTGGTGTTAAAGGAATTGCAAAAATATGGAACTACTTAGGGATATGTTGTCATTCTATCTTTCCTATATCGGGCCGGCACTGGATATACTCCTTCTCGCGTTCCTGATGTATAAGTCATATCAGATACTGATTAAAACGCAGGCAGCACAGCTCGGGAAGGGTGCCTTATTGATGCTCCTTATTTACGCAGTTGCATTCCTACTGCACCTTACGACGCTGCTTTGGATATTGAACATGCTCGCAACCGGAGTTGTTATCGGTGCAGCGATTATCTTTCAACCCGAACTGCGGAGAATGTTCCTGACGATGGGACAAAACGATTGGTTCAGACGTTCCCGATCTCAACACAGCCATATCGACTACGTGTTAACCGCCGCCGAACGCCTTTCTGCAGAGCGCCGCGGAATGCTGGTCATATTTTTAAGGCAGAATAATTTAAAAGAGATTATCGAAAACCCCTCTGCAACCCGAATCAATGCGGAGATTAGCTCAAATCTTCTTGTTACCATTTTTGAATTTGACACTCCGTTGCATGAC from Treponema vincentii harbors:
- the folP gene encoding dihydropteroate synthase, translating into MRLQLDCGKGHIIETDLPAFIMGIVNTTPDSFYEPSRSTSLEKSLIRALALEAEGADIIDIGGESTRPGASYISEEEELERVIPLIEAVRGRSTVAISVDTRKAAVMKAAFKAGATLCNDISALIDDPALGTLIAEEAGAVVLMHKRGTPPTMQQNVPQYRNVVTEVRDYLEARVAHALNCGIAHERIIIDYGIGFGKTAEDNYRLIAASAYFTGLGYPLLVGLSRKSFIGYVTGEPPEKRLAGTLAATMYAVQQGASIVRAHDVAETRELLLVLKELQKYGTT
- the cdaA gene encoding diadenylate cyclase CdaA, whose amino-acid sequence is MELLRDMLSFYLSYIGPALDILLLAFLMYKSYQILIKTQAAQLGKGALLMLLIYAVAFLLHLTTLLWILNMLATGVVIGAAIIFQPELRRMFLTMGQNDWFRRSRSQHSHIDYVLTAAERLSAERRGMLVIFLRQNNLKEIIENPSATRINAEISSNLLVTIFEFDTPLHDGAVVIDNGRIIAAGCYLPLTKQEDINKSFGTRHRAALGIAEETDAVVLIVSEESGAISLAYDSKLYYDLTTDNIESELTYLLKVKAKTQNIETSEGSAS